The sequence AAGGCCATTGCCTCCGGAATTGGTTATCCGTTAAATCTGGTTGTATTGAGCGATTCCGGTTTCAGGCGGCCCACTATTGAGCAACGGCTTCACAACCTGCCCATTGGCCCAAAGGATGTTGCCTTTCTTTATTACACAGGTCACGGGCACAATCTTGCCGGACGCACCGATCCATTTCCGTTGCTCAGTATTGAACCCGGCAACGACCCATCTCTGCGATCGCTTCATGATTCATTACGGGCAAAACATGCCCGGCTCACGATCACCATGGCCGATGCCTGCAACATTGTACTACCCGCCGGAACACGCGGTCTGATGGTAAACCCTATGTTGAAAGGCGGAACGGTAGAAGATGATATCAACCGGGTTCTGGCAAATTTATTTCTGGATCAGACCGGCGACGTACTTATTGCGGCCTGTCAGCCCCATCAGTCAGCCTGTATGCTTAGCGATCAGGGAAGTCATTACACACGGTCATGGGAACAGGCCCTGTCGGTGCTGACAACAACTCGTTCCCGACTAAGCTGGACTGATTTATTACTTGATGCTCAGGCTCGGGTAGACAGGCTTGCCCGACCTGATAGTTCGCACCAGACATCGATTTATGAGATTAATCTGAAGCCTATAAAGCAACAGTTACCACCCGACGCGCATTTTACGGCGATTAGCCAATACCTCAATGCGCTGACAGACGAGCGTCTGACCTACGCTGAACGAGCCCTGCAACGCCAGAAAGCCACGCAGTATTTCAACGCAGATGCGCGCGTAACGATCTACCAAAACGATACGTCGGTCGGTGAATACGCCCTGAATGACATGCTTAAACGCCTGACCCTTAATGCCGTAAAAATCGGGCAGGTTAATTTTATTGAAAAACGATCGAAGCGAACGCCAAACGGAAAACTATACCAAACGATTGCCATTCAGGAAGTATGGTCGAATTAAATCGTACTGTATTCATTCACAAAGCTCCATTACCTACTATATACCAGTCTGTAAGCTCCTCTTGCCGTAATGAAGTTGCTTTCCGTTCATATCCTCACATTGTTTGTTTGCCTGTGGCTCTGGCTGTCGGGTGGTTTGCCAGAGCCGTGCCAGGCCCAGGTACGGCTGACGAATTCCGGTCGACCCCAGACGACAGCCATGCCCGCTGTCCGACTCCTGAAATTACCGCTGACTCAAAAAATCGATAGCATTCTGCATCACATACGAACGTATTCGCAGATCCCGGCAAACCAGCAGGAACGATACGCCCGCGAACTAACCGCTTATTTTGCTCCATCTGGCTATATTTCAGTTCATCAGGATGGGCAGCCAGACGCCCGTCTATCGGTAAATGATTACCTTGCACAGTTTGGCAATCGGTCGGCAGCGGTTCAGTTTAAGGGTGCCGAAGTCGTGTATTATGGCCAGTCAATAAAAACCGCAGCGGGCGACTGGCAAACGATGGTAACCACCTATCGGAATGCGACAACCTTTACGGGCAACAAACCACAGGCTTCCGACATTGCTACCGTCATGACACCCGTGGGAAAGGCACCG comes from Spirosoma aureum and encodes:
- a CDS encoding caspase family protein, giving the protein MIKLLTSLLITLVSQVAYTQTFHALIVADTQAADVGSGCQKDVAAMTATFKAIASGIGYPLNLVVLSDSGFRRPTIEQRLHNLPIGPKDVAFLYYTGHGHNLAGRTDPFPLLSIEPGNDPSLRSLHDSLRAKHARLTITMADACNIVLPAGTRGLMVNPMLKGGTVEDDINRVLANLFLDQTGDVLIAACQPHQSACMLSDQGSHYTRSWEQALSVLTTTRSRLSWTDLLLDAQARVDRLARPDSSHQTSIYEINLKPIKQQLPPDAHFTAISQYLNALTDERLTYAERALQRQKATQYFNADARVTIYQNDTSVGEYALNDMLKRLTLNAVKIGQVNFIEKRSKRTPNGKLYQTIAIQEVWSN